The Hypomesus transpacificus isolate Combined female unplaced genomic scaffold, fHypTra1 scaffold_61, whole genome shotgun sequence genomic sequence tggctaccaagtctggtaataggacaaaccttttttaccacctgaagcaaaatcactcgttggaacatgcagaaagtgtgagtttgggccaaggtattgataaaaagcaaggttttaaaaagcaagTTACTCGACCcaaggtacgtgctccctgggcGCAGACTgatctctcacaccgctctgcctaaactttatgccgagtgtagggaaaaagttgaggaagagacttattttgctactactacgGATCTGTGGTCTNNNNNNNNNNNNNNNNNNNNNNNNNNNNNNNNNNNNNNNNNNNNNNNNNNNNNNNNNNNNNNNNNNNNNNNNNNNNNNNNNNNNNNNNNNNNNNNNNNNNGGACACTATTTTCTAAAGGCGCATTAGAGTGTTCTTGGTTGTGGTTACGTGAAAGTTGCGCTGCTCGCATGATACAGACAGTAAGGGTCTGCAGCTTGTCCACTCTGCCGGTTTTCTATTCACTAAACTAACTGTGGTTAAGTCAACACAGAAACATGGCGACCGCAACCATGAGATATCAGCACATTTCTTTTAACGGTGATTTGGTACCGGATTGGACCACGAAAGAAGTCAGCACCGGGGTAAGTGTTCGGAACCGACATGGACCGCAAAATGTACAAACATGTGGCCCGGTAGAATGTTTCGGTGGAAAGTTAAGATATTTGGAAGTCGTTGAGTGAGACAGCACTTCTAGTCAGGGCAGACATGGTCATGACTAGACTAGTAATTGACTAGTTTGTATGTAGAGCCATATAACATCAACTGTCAAGTAAGATGAAGTCGACTCATACTTAGTTTCATTTAAGGAAAATTACATGTCTACCAGTGTTGGCAATCCACACATAAGACTAACTAACAAACTTGTCCGAGCGTCCGGTCATCGACGTGAATGTGTCTGTCATTTCAGACCACGATCATGGCGGTGGAGTATGACGGCGGCGTGGTGATCGGTGCGGACTCCAGAACCACAACCGGGTAATAAGATATCGagaaaacactgtgtgtgttagctaaCTGACTGCTgcatgtctgtgagtgtgttacGTTGCTAACAGTTGCCATGACGATGTGTGTGTTCTAGCGCCTACATTGCTAACAGAGTGACGGACAAGCTTACTCCGATCCACGACCGGATCTTCTGCTGCCGCTCCGGCTCCGCCGCGGACACGCAGGCTATTGCTGACGCTGTCACCTACCAGCTGGGCTTCCACAggtgaatcacacacacaaacaaacatacactctctcttgccctctcacactctgtctcacattctcattctctctcacacgcgcgcacacacacacacctgttcttAGATCCACCTAATGCAGGTCCAGTCTTACAAACTCTGACGAGCCCTTCCCCCTTCTGCAGCATTGAGCTAGATGAAGCCCCATTGGTCCAGACAGCTGCCAGTCTGTTCCGGCAGAGCTGCTATAGGTACAGAGAGGAGCTGATGGCCGGGATCATCGTAGCGGGCtgggacaagagaggaggagggcaggtgagACTGCTACACATCTCTATACGCAAacaccgcacacacatacctaccttTCTAGTTAGAACAGATCTTAATCCCCTTGTCTCAGATCAGTCTGGACTAATATTTATGACCCCCCCAGGTGTACACGGTGCCGGTGGGGGGTATGCTGGTGCGCCAGCCCGTCTCTGTGGGAGGGTCTGGTAGCACCTACATCTACGGATACATGGACGCCCACTTCAGGAGCGGCATGACCCAGCAGGAGTGTCTGGACCTGACCGCatctggtgaggaggagggagaggaggagggaggggtggaggaggaggagggatggggaggagcagCATGACCCAGCAGGAGTGTCTGGACCTGACCGCatctggtgaggaggagggagaggggggagaggaggagggaggggggagaggaggagggaggggtggaggaggaggagggatggggaggaggaggggtggggaggagcaGCATGACCCAGCAGGAGTGTCTGGACCTGACCGCatctggtgaggaggagggagaggggggagaggaggagggaggggtggaggaggaggagggatggggaggagcagCATGACCCAGCAGGAGTGTCTGGACCTGACCTTATCTGGTGaagagggggtagaggagggatGATTGTGTATGAAAGCTATGTCGTGCTGTCCCCAGCCCTGAGCCTGGCTATGCATCGGGATGGGTCCAGTGGAGGCGTGGTCAGGCTGGCTGCCATCTCTGAACAGGGCCTGGAGAGGAGTGTGATCCTAGGGAACCAGCTGCCTCGCTTCTCCAgtgcttagacacacacacctaaacacacacacatcgagcTGTTTACTGTGGAAGCTGTTTTTCAGATTTGTAATAAAGAACCAAGTTGTCTTTTCAACCTGCTGTGTGTTCTATTTAGTTCCATCATATTCACATCTGTTTAAATAAGATTAATATATAAACTTTAAGTATATAAATATTAAGATTTAAATcagtttaactacatgctcttatggttcttccctttggcacttattttttggttgttcacaatgtgtgcttcttgttttggctacccgcaatgctttggggctatcttgttgttattatcagtgacctatgcactttgtaaagctctctcttggaagtcgctttggataaaagcgtctgctaaatgaataaatgtaagtaagcAGAAATCTATATTGGCCAGACATGCTCCTCATTGGAGTCAACAGGGGGTTCATAGTTAGGGGGTAAAAGGTCCTCTTCCTGATTCCCTGCCTGAAACATGCTCAGTTTACTCATATCAGTTCCCTCAATGTTCAGGAAAAATCATGACGCTGGAATcattttttgaaaaaagttttgaaaggtaaacaaattattttcacaaaaaTATTAGAAAAATTGTTGAAAGgttgtaaaacaaaaaaacaaaaattgaAAAAGGTTTCCATCTTTGCTGAGTACTTTATGACAAGTCCTCTAATATACTCTGCTTTACTCAGTtattttcctgtctctctttttacGTTGAAAgcgaaaaaggttttgaaaagttggcaaaaaatgtatgaagacatttttttggggggaaaggtTGACATTTTGAAGAAAAGGGTGATATGTGGGCCATCAGAATGACCCTCCAGGTCTTAAAGTGGACAAGCCTGTCAGCTTCCAGGGGGCTGGCCTTCAGGAAGGGGGCTGGCCATCAGGAAGGGGGGCTGGCCTTCAGGAAAGGGGCTGGCCATCAGGAAGGGGGGCTGGCCATCAGGAAGGGGGCTGGCCATCAGGAAGGGGAGCTGGCCATCAGGAAGGGGGGCTGGCCATCAGGAAGGGGGGCTGGCCATCAGGAAGGGGGGCTGGCCATCAGGAAGGGGGCTGGCCATCAGGAAGGGGGCTGGCCATCAGGAAGGGGGCTGGCCATCAGGAAGGGGGGCTGGCCATCAGGAAGGGGGCTGGCCATCAGGAAGGGGGCTGGCCATCAGGAAGGGGGCTGGCCTTCAGGAAGGGGGGCTGGCCATCAGGAAGTGGGCTGGCCTTCAGGAAGGGGGGCTGGCCATCAGGAAGGGGGCTGGCCATCAGGAAGGGGGCTGGCCATCAGGAAGGGGGCTGGCCATCAGGAAGGGGGCTGGCCATCAGGAAGGGGGGCTGGCCATCAGGAAGGGGGCTGGCCATCAGGAAGGGGGCTGGCCTTCAGGAAGGGGGGCTGGCCATCAGGAAGGGGGCTGGCCATCAGGAAGGGGGCTGGCCTTCAGAAAGGGGGCCTTTTTTTCCAGATTTCTTTAAATCCCACCTTGAAACCAGGTAGGGATGAATCAAGGGGtagaacacacactctcaaacacacacacagtgcacaggAGATACCGCCAGTATTATAGAAACTGTTTTATTTACAAAGAACTCAAATTGTGACAATGtccaacttctctctctctcctccatcctgtaGAATTCTCCATAGAACCATAACTGGTGACCATGATGACCAGTCTGATTGTGCTTCTACAGGGTCCACTTCAgacacctgggggaggagggggttagcTCTGGGTGTTACctggtgtgtgttacctggtgtgtgttacctggtgtgtgtgttacctggtctctctatgtgtgtggaGGCAGCGTGTGCTGCAGTAGCGCCCCCCGCAGGAGCAGCAGGTGTAGTGGGAGGGGAAGCCACACACGGAGCAGAAAcagcggggggggagggaggggggcggagctGAGGCTGACACATAGTTAGGCTCTTCCCTCTCGCTCTGGTTCTGCCCAATCACAATACAGACCAGTTACGCTCATCCAATCAAAATTGTTGactcagacaggaagtagtCTACAGTTACATTTGGtctcacagaggtcaggggtcatacctcctcctccagcagagtCTGGAAGTTCTTCCTGAAACGTTGTTTGAAGTGATCTcctctcgtcttcctcctcttcttacctggggggggcggaggggggggcggtgagGGCAACAGTTTAAATGATTGCTAAATCCTCATTACTGTGGCTCAATGCTTTATCTacacatgaccccccccccccacacacacacaccaggctcctccccctctccgaaAGAGGGAAGGCGTGCGGCAGGGCCTGcgggaggaagtgatgtcagaggGTCATCCTGGAAGTTGTCCTTCTCCAGCGCCTCCAGCTGGCGGGACAGACGCCGCAGTCTGGTGGCGTCATCAAGGACCCGCCTCTGGCCTGCCTCTGCCACACGCactgcagggggaggcaggtcaTACAGGGTTAGTGTACTGCAGGTGGAGGCAGGTCATACAGGGTTAGTGtactgcagggggaggcaggtcaTACAGGGTTAGTGCACTGCAGGTGGAGGCAGGTCATACAGGGTTAGTGCCTCTGGCCCGCCTCAGCCACACGCActgcaggggtgtgtgtttgttacaaacaaaatacaaatgtatgtattATAGAAACCTCACAAAGTTACCTAGATGCTGATCACAAATAAATTCGACACCTTCAGTACTAGTAGGCTACTACTCTTATTACTCTGCCTCAGTGTTTGCATTTaagcgtattttgatcgtattgtctggttTAACAGCCACAATCTAAGTATTACTTTATGTGGTGTCATTAAGGGGCTGTGATATTGTGTtaaatatggctattgcctcgaGACAACCCCATGATtactagcctacattcgggtagttcttccctttgggacttatttagttttcacaatgtatgcttcatgttttggttacccgcaatgtttggggctatcttgatgttatgatcagtgacttatgcacttttgtaaagctctcttttggaagtcgctttgaataaaagcgtctgctaaatgcataaatgtaatgtaatgcaaatgttttattttcttagcctccatttattttgttgtgaatGACTAATGTATTGCTCACTTGTACTTTCATATTCactgcagcaaatatgagatgagacttgaaaatcgccagtactatgtttgtgaatttgcgacgaatctggtgatagaggcagatggcagctgctgctgttagGTGAAAGTACAGCTGGCATGCTTACTAGGGGTgcgaatcttttggtacctcacgattcgattcAAATCGATGCTTGGGGTCGATTCACGATTATaccaagataaaaaaaaaatgaacatCGATTTTTGAAAtcgatgtgaatcgctagaagactgaattgcAATTcgaatgtgaatcgattttccCCCTACCCCTAATGCTTACGGAAACCAGTTGGGCGTTAACACTTGCAGAGAGACGGGTTTGCGGTACAGCAGTTATGGGCTCAATAACTAAACTTTAACTACAGAGATAGTTACAAGCAAACTACAAGTTATTAGCTACCTAACCAGCTTTTTATTATATTGTCTCTTTTGTTAATTTCATGCCAGCAGACGTCAGCGGCTAGTGTACTAAATAATGTGAAAGACTAGAATTTAAACAGAATCAGGCAAGGTAGCCTACTCAttaactagctacagtagcctactttacagACGAGTATCTCACAGAGTAAAACAGCTACCTATGCATGATGCTATCCATCAACGTATTCTTAAAGACTATTAGAAGATAAGATTGACTGTATTTGATCATTTATACAGCTACATTACAAGAGATTTCCTAAGTTTTAACTTCACCGGCGATGGACCTGCAGCATACCACCAGGTTAGCCAGGGAAGCGTTGCTGTAGCTAGTAGCTATTAGTAGTATGCTAAATGGCAAGTCTAGTATTGATGCGGAAAAGTACTCAAACAAGGAACCGATACTTACAATTTACACCGTTACAGTAACAAGGTCGTCTCAGTAGCAACAACAGGAGATAAACAGATAAATAACCTTACCAGAACCCTTCTTCTCGAAAACCATCCTGTTTGTCCCTGCTCCGGTTTTCACTCATTTACGGCAAGTCGCAAAACCTTGCCAAGAAGGCAGCAGCGCGTTTGAAACTCGGACGCTACCTAGCGGTTAAACGGACGAATATACACAAACCTTGTATTTAATAATGTTAAAATGGACAGTAAACGGGCTGTTTAGAcatattaaaacattttatgtgAACGCTTAGGTCAGATAAACAAACACTAATAACCAAACACTTGTACAGAAAATTATTTATTAAAATTCAAAAATTGATTTCTCAATGGTAACAAATAATTTAATGCCCTTTGTACAAAGCTGTAGATATGAACAACATGACGAGTCCCAGAGACAGAAGTGAGGCTGAATAACACATCAAATCAAACAATATATACCAAGAAAGGCaccaaacaaatacaaaataaatctttTGAAACACAATAAAACATGATTTAAAAACCCACTAGAGTGTTTGGGTCTTGGTGCGTGAGCTCTATGGTTACCGTGACAACCATTCCATCTGGAGTGTACCGACTATGACCTGTCGGTTACCATAGCAACACTGTGAACCCCGACACCGTCCTCAGAGGAAAATGACAGCAAACTGTTaaattactcacacacacactcacacacaaccagaacacacacacgttcacacagacGCAACACGCTCTCTgagaatatacacacacacacacacacacaaacagacgcacAAAACACAGATGGAGTGTTGAGTAGTTTGTGACCCCTCAGGACAGGGCGTGTAAGGCAGCATGGtgagatgtgagtgtgtgtgtgtgtgtgtgtctagggatCTACGAAGGAGACCATGATGTATCTGGTTCCCTGGGTGGTGGGCAAGCCCTCGTGGTAGTGGGTGAGCCGGCCAGGATGCATGAAGGACCAGCCTTTACGAGGAGCTTCTACCTTGCAGTCGTACCTCAGGAACCTGCACCCTCcgccctgcaacacacacaagcacagacacacgtcatagacacacacgcacagacacacgtgtcacagacacacacgcacagactcacatgtcatagacacacacgcacagagacacatgtcatagacacacacgcacagactcacatgtcatagacacacacgcacagacacacatgtcatagacacacacgcacagacacacatgtcgtagacacacacgcacagagacacatgtcatagacacacacgcacagacacacgtgtcatagacacacacgcacagacacacatgtcatagacacacacgcacagacacacatgtcatagacacacacgcacagacacacgtgttatagacacacacgcacagacacacatgtcatagacacacacgcacagacacacgtcatagacacacacgcacagacacacatgtcaTAGACATGCAGAGATGGGATGGACTTAGGAGATGGTACTTAAGTACATTCATCAGTAAGTAAccactttttttttgttctgacaactttttactttcacttctTAAAACTCTGTACACAAATATATGTCCTTTCACTTGTTACATTTTCAAGCTCGTTACTtgagttttaatctgtatttggtggcaggATCAATATTTTCTTGTCATAGTGCGCCTTTTTTGTACTGTGTGAGTACCTGGTAGTCTAGCCCCTTGctgttgagggtgtgtgtgtttgtgtacctggTAGTCTAGCCCCTTGctgttgagggtgtgtgtgtttgggtacctGGTAGTCTAGCCCCTTGctgttgagggtgtgtgtgtttgggtacctGGTAGTCTAGCCCCTTGCTGTTGAGAGCGATGTTGAtggtgaaggtggaggagtcaTGATGAGGTCGAAGAGAGGGCTGCTCATCTGGTCTGTACCTCACCACGAAGTTCATCACCGCCTGGGCCTGCACAACCCCCCCcgcacggacgcacacacacacacacatatacatgcgcacacacacacacaaatacacgcgcacacacatacttgactGGAGTgaggcacacacatactgtagagCTAATAGCTCACTAGCTATTGTACCTCTGTAGTAGCTAATATAGTTCTATAGTTATCAGCTAGCTAATATAATTCAATAGTTGCCTTCTAGCTAGCTATTATAGTTCCGTAGTTGCCAGCTAGCCTgcttgtgagagtgtgtgtgtgtaccttaggGTAGTATccagggtagtgtgtgtgtgtgtgtgtgtaccttaggGTAGTATccagggtagtgtgtgtgtgtgtgtgtgtgtgtgtgtgtgtaccttaggGTAGTATccagggtagtgtgtgtgtgtgtgccttagggtagtatgtgtgtgtgtgtgtaccttaggGTAGTATccagggtagtgtgtgtgtgtgtgtgtgtgtgccttaggGTAGTATccagggtagtgtgtgtgtgtgtaccttaggGTAGTATccagggtagtgtgtgtgtgtgtgtgtgtgtgtgtgtaccttaggGTAGTATccagggtagtgtgtgtgtgtttgtgtgtgtaccttaggGTAGTATccagggtagtgtgtgtgtgtgtgtgtaccttaggGTAGTATccagggtagtgtgtgtgtgtgtgtgtgtgtgtgtgtgtgtgtaccttaggGTAGTATccagggtagtgtgtgtgtgtgtaccttaggGTAGTATccagggtagtgtgtgtgtgtgtgtgtaccttaggGTAGTATccagggtagtgtgtgtgtgtgtgtaccttaggGTAGTATccagggtagtgtgtgtgtgtgtgtgtaccttaggGTAGTATCCAGGGTACAGTTTCTCTGTGACAGGGACGATGTACTCCTTGAGGAACTTGAGCCACTCCTTCTCAAAGTGGATCTGGTTCATGTGGATGTCTACAGTGGGCACATTCTCATAGCCCCCCGCTAAGCgctcatcctgacacacacacacacacacacagcagttagTTCCAAGATATACAAAcaactctttctctgcctctttacctctaccctcctcctcctaccccaactgcttctccctccctccctctcccccccccctctctctccctctcttccccccgcccccctcctccctccccctcaccgtgTGTTTTCCTCCAGACCAGCCTCCATTGTCCTCCATGGTCTCCACCAGGTCATCACACATCCTCTCAGAGAACGCTGGGAACCAGTACACATCAggacagggctggaggagagatatagggagagagacagagagagagagagagagggagagacagagagacatagtcagagaggcagagagagagagacaaagagagagttatagtgagagagacagagagagggagagaggagagacagagagacatagtcagagagacagagagggagggagagagggagagacaaagagagagttatagtgagacagagagacagagagagagaggagagagagaggtacctaACCTACCTGCTCCACCATGCCTCCTTCCTCTTCAAAGATCTTGGAGTAGCTCTCATGGATGTACTTCTCCTTCCAGTCCTGAAACAGCAGCACCACCTTAGAGGGAGTGGctttctatatgtgtgtgtgtgtgtgtaagacagagtgtgtgtaagacagagtgtgtgtaagacagagtgtgtgtcatCTCACCACTGGGTTGTCAAATATCTGCCACATGTCCGGGTGCAGTCTGCTGATGTTGTAGTTGGCCGAGGAGACGAGGCGTCCAAACTCATCCCTGTTAGACACGAACATGAACACCCcctggtggacacacacacacacacaaacagtcacacacagtcacacacacacttcacttaCTCCATAGGAACTACTAGTTTGTATggatatatatgatatatgcaGTTTGtatcatatatatattatacgTATTATATTCAATATGTGTACACCATGTCTGGGTCcataccctcacacacacctggtctcgTATGGTTCTGCAGAACACCATGTCTGGGTCCATGCCGTCCTGGCTGTAGAGGCTGGCCTGCAGCAGACGCCCGCGCAGCACTGAGCCCTGGATCAGGTACACCTGGGTGATGTAGGGGAC encodes the following:
- the LOC124465910 gene encoding proteasome subunit beta type-6-like; amino-acid sequence: MATATMRYQHISFNGDLVPDWTTKEVSTGTTIMAVEYDGGVVIGADSRTTTGAYIANRVTDKLTPIHDRIFCCRSGSAADTQAIADAVTYQLGFHSIELDEAPLVQTAASLFRQSCYRYREELMAGIIVAGWDKRGGGQVYTVPVGGMLVRQPVSVGGSGSTYIYGYMDAHFRSGMTQQECLDLTASALSLAMHRDGSSGGVVRLAAISEQGLERSVILGNQLPRFSSA
- the LOC124465915 gene encoding zinc finger HIT domain-containing protein 1-like, encoding MVFEKKGSVRVAEAGQRRVLDDATRLRRLSRQLEALEKDNFQDDPLTSLPPAGPAARLPSFGEGEEPGKKRRKTRGDHFKQRFRKNFQTLLEEENQSEREEPNYVSASAPPPSLPPRCFCSVCGFPSHYTCCSCGGRYCSTRCLHTHRETRCLKWTL